From Actinomycetota bacterium, a single genomic window includes:
- a CDS encoding methyltransferase domain-containing protein — translation MTADGQADAAETLARRLFADALGALELYTVYVGERLGLYRALAEGGPATSAELAGRTGTVERYVREWLEHHAASGLLAVDDPAADPTARRFHLPAGHVPVLADPDDVRYAAFKGVELVRAARPLPDVVEAFRHGGAPPPLSWAPEGRAEFNRALFVNLLGREWLPAIGEVDRRLRAEPPARVADLGCGTGWSSIAMATAYPRIRVDGLDLDQDVIAAANENAREAGLTDRVRFSVLDAADPDLPGRYDLVTIFEALHDMARPVEALAAARGMLAEGGSVVVADEPVADQLTVPASEMERYAYGWSVVSCLPSAMGDPGTAATGAVMRPATLARYAKAAGFAHTEALPIDADVWRFYRLVP, via the coding sequence CGCGGCCGAGACCCTGGCCCGGCGGCTGTTCGCCGACGCCCTGGGGGCGCTGGAGCTGTACACCGTCTACGTCGGGGAGCGGCTCGGCCTGTACCGGGCCCTGGCCGAGGGCGGGCCGGCGACCTCCGCGGAGCTGGCCGGGCGCACCGGGACCGTCGAGCGCTACGTCCGGGAGTGGCTGGAGCACCACGCGGCCAGCGGCCTGCTGGCCGTCGACGACCCCGCCGCCGACCCGACGGCCCGGCGCTTCCACCTCCCGGCCGGGCACGTCCCGGTCCTGGCCGACCCCGACGACGTCCGCTACGCGGCCTTCAAGGGGGTCGAGCTGGTCCGCGCCGCCCGGCCGCTGCCCGACGTGGTGGAGGCGTTCCGGCACGGGGGCGCGCCCCCGCCGCTCTCCTGGGCGCCGGAGGGCCGGGCCGAGTTCAACCGGGCGCTGTTCGTCAACCTGCTCGGCCGCGAGTGGCTGCCGGCCATCGGGGAGGTCGACCGGCGGCTGCGGGCCGAGCCGCCGGCCCGGGTGGCCGACCTGGGCTGCGGCACCGGCTGGTCGAGCATCGCCATGGCCACCGCCTACCCGCGGATCAGGGTGGACGGGCTCGACCTCGATCAGGACGTGATCGCCGCCGCGAACGAGAACGCGCGCGAGGCCGGGCTGACCGACCGGGTGCGGTTCTCGGTGCTCGACGCCGCCGACCCGGACCTGCCGGGCCGCTACGACCTGGTGACGATCTTCGAGGCCCTGCACGACATGGCCCGCCCGGTCGAGGCGCTGGCCGCGGCCAGGGGGATGCTGGCCGAGGGCGGCTCGGTGGTGGTGGCCGACGAGCCGGTCGCCGACCAGCTCACCGTCCCCGCCTCGGAGATGGAGCGCTACGCCTACGGCTGGAGCGTGGTGTCGTGCCTGCCCAGCGCCATGGGCGACCCGGGGACGGCCGCCACCGGGGCCGTCATGCGCCCGGCCACCCTGGCCCGCTACGCCAAGGCGGCCGGTTTCGCCCATACCGAGGCGCTCCCGATCGACGCCGACGTCTGGCGGTTCTACCGGCTGGTTCCCTAG
- the purB gene encoding adenylosuccinate lyase: MIPRYTLPEMGAIWSEATRFRLFVEVEVAVVRARARRGLVPATDLAVIEEAPAPAPERVHQLDAELHHDVIAFLTAYGEGIGEAARHVHYGMTASDLLDTTLALQLTRACDLLARRLDRLVTATRDRALEHRDTLCLGRTHGVAAEPTTFGLKLAGHAFAFDRDRRRLAAARDAVAVGTVSGAVGTYANLPAEIEAEVLGELGLRPEPAPTQVVARDRHAELLAALAVVGADVERLATEVRHLQRTEVREAEEPFAEGQRGSSAMPHKRNPIVAERLCGMARLLRGYATAGLEDVALWHERDISHSAVERVVLPDACCVLDYALERAHWLVAGLRVSPERMRANLASSGGLAGSSAALLALVDAGWTREDAYLVVQRAAMAAWEGKGGFRDLLLAEPGVAEVLSGPALDAALDPARFVAGAGAVFERLEALP, translated from the coding sequence ATGATCCCCCGGTACACCCTCCCCGAGATGGGCGCCATCTGGAGCGAGGCGACCCGTTTCCGGCTGTTCGTCGAGGTCGAGGTGGCGGTGGTAAGGGCCAGGGCCCGCCGGGGGCTGGTGCCCGCGACCGACCTGGCCGTGATCGAGGAGGCCCCGGCCCCCGCGCCCGAGCGGGTCCACCAGCTCGACGCCGAGCTGCACCACGACGTGATCGCCTTCCTGACCGCCTACGGGGAGGGGATCGGCGAGGCCGCCCGGCACGTCCACTACGGCATGACCGCCTCCGACCTGCTCGACACCACCCTAGCCCTGCAGCTCACCCGGGCCTGCGACCTGCTGGCGCGCCGGCTCGACCGCCTCGTCACGGCCACCCGGGACCGCGCCCTTGAGCACCGCGACACCCTCTGCCTGGGCCGCACCCACGGGGTGGCGGCCGAGCCGACCACCTTCGGCCTCAAGCTGGCCGGCCACGCCTTCGCCTTCGACCGCGACCGGCGCCGGCTGGCCGCCGCCCGGGACGCCGTCGCCGTCGGCACCGTCTCGGGGGCGGTCGGCACCTACGCCAACCTGCCCGCCGAGATCGAGGCCGAGGTCCTCGGCGAGCTGGGCCTGCGGCCCGAGCCGGCCCCGACCCAGGTCGTGGCCCGCGACCGGCACGCCGAGCTGCTGGCCGCCCTGGCCGTGGTCGGGGCCGACGTCGAGCGCCTGGCCACCGAGGTCCGCCACCTGCAGCGGACCGAGGTCCGGGAGGCCGAGGAGCCGTTCGCCGAGGGCCAGAGGGGCTCCTCGGCCATGCCCCACAAGCGCAACCCGATCGTGGCCGAGCGCCTCTGCGGCATGGCCCGGCTGCTGCGCGGCTACGCCACCGCCGGCCTGGAGGACGTCGCCCTCTGGCACGAGCGTGACATCTCCCACTCGGCCGTTGAGCGGGTCGTCCTGCCCGACGCCTGCTGCGTGCTCGACTACGCCCTGGAGCGGGCCCACTGGCTGGTCGCCGGCCTGCGGGTCTCCCCGGAGCGGATGCGGGCCAACCTAGCTTCGTCGGGCGGGCTGGCCGGGTCGTCGGCCGCCCTCCTGGCCCTGGTCGACGCCGGCTGGACCAGGGAGGACGCGTACCTGGTGGTGCAGCGGGCGGCCATGGCGGCCTGGGAGGGCAAGGGCGGCTTCCGCGACCTGCTCCTGGCCGAGCCGGGCGTGGCCGAGGTGCTGTCCGGGCCCGCCCTGGACGCCGCCCTCGACCCGGCCCGGTTCGTGGCCGGGGCCGGCGCCGTGTTCGAGCGACTGGAGGCGCTGCCATGA
- a CDS encoding phosphoribosylaminoimidazolesuccinocarboxamide synthase produces MSELTAPDGLRHLGSGKVRDLYEVDDGHLLLVASDRISAFDVVLDDPVPGKGEVLTALTVFWLDLLADLVPNHLAGWRASELPPSARHLAGRAMLVRRLDMVPFECVARGYLVGSGWKDYQATGSVCGIPLPGGLRQADRLPEPIFTPATKADTGHDENVSEAAVAEALGPELAGRLRDLTLEVYRRGAGHAARRGILLADTKLEFGRDGDQVVLADEVLTPDSSRFWPAGGWSPGHSPPSFDKQYVRDWLQDHAWDQRPPAPALPPDVVAGTAARYREAYERLAGRPLDAWLAEARDAPPVS; encoded by the coding sequence ATGAGCGAGCTGACGGCCCCGGACGGGCTGCGGCACCTGGGGTCCGGCAAGGTCCGTGACCTGTACGAGGTCGACGACGGCCACCTGCTGCTGGTGGCCAGCGACCGCATCTCCGCCTTCGACGTGGTCCTGGACGACCCAGTCCCCGGCAAGGGCGAGGTCCTGACCGCCCTGACCGTGTTCTGGCTCGACCTGCTCGCCGACCTCGTCCCCAACCACCTGGCCGGCTGGCGGGCCTCGGAGCTGCCCCCGTCCGCCCGGCACCTGGCCGGCCGGGCCATGCTGGTCCGGCGCCTGGACATGGTGCCGTTCGAGTGCGTGGCCCGCGGCTACCTGGTCGGGTCGGGCTGGAAGGACTACCAGGCCACCGGGTCGGTCTGCGGCATCCCCCTGCCCGGCGGGCTGCGCCAGGCCGACCGGCTGCCCGAGCCCATCTTCACCCCGGCCACCAAGGCCGACACCGGCCACGACGAGAACGTCTCGGAGGCGGCGGTGGCCGAGGCCCTCGGGCCCGAGCTGGCCGGGCGGCTGCGCGACCTGACCCTCGAGGTCTACCGGCGGGGGGCCGGGCACGCCGCCCGGCGCGGCATCCTGCTGGCCGACACCAAGCTCGAGTTCGGCCGCGACGGCGACCAGGTGGTCCTGGCCGACGAGGTCCTCACCCCCGACTCGTCCCGGTTCTGGCCGGCCGGCGGCTGGTCCCCGGGGCACTCCCCGCCCTCGTTCGACAAGCAGTACGTGCGCGACTGGCTCCAGGACCACGCCTGGGACCAGCGCCCCCCGGCCCCGGCGCTGCCCCCCGACGTGGTCGCCGGCACGGCCGCCCGCTACCGCGAGGCCTACGAGCGCCTCGCCGGCCGCCCCCTCGACGCCTGGCTGGCCGAGGCCAGGGACGCGCCGCCGGTCAGCTGA
- a CDS encoding DUF1801 domain-containing protein, translating to MDAAVRDYIDAIPSEHRPLFDRLHRLVLEARPDAAVVLSYQIPTYKVGRRRLFLGVWRHGVSVYGWQEGRDAGFSERHPELTSGKGTIRLRPADAAGISDDELRDLARAALDA from the coding sequence ATGGACGCCGCCGTGCGGGACTACATCGACGCCATCCCCTCCGAGCACCGCCCCCTGTTCGACCGGCTCCACCGGCTGGTCCTGGAGGCCCGCCCCGACGCCGCGGTGGTGCTCTCCTACCAGATCCCGACCTACAAGGTCGGCCGCCGCCGCCTCTTCCTCGGCGTGTGGAGGCACGGGGTGTCGGTGTACGGCTGGCAGGAGGGCCGCGACGCCGGCTTCAGCGAGCGCCACCCCGAGCTCACGTCCGGCAAGGGGACCATCCGGCTGCGTCCCGCCGACGCCGCCGGCATCTCCGACGACGAGCTCCGCGACCTGGCCCGGGCCGCCCTGGACGCCTGA